A genomic window from Silene latifolia isolate original U9 population chromosome Y, ASM4854445v1, whole genome shotgun sequence includes:
- the LOC141628478 gene encoding uncharacterized protein LOC141628478 — translation MDFIMALPRTQRRKDSIMVVIDRFSKMAHFVACTRTEDAAGIVDIYIKEIAKLHRVLKTMVSLRDYDLKLTAAEFVFNRAPSSSTSQSPFEIEKANAGYKAGKGPKKARELQRGDMISLHLRKKMFPGMRKNKLMPGAEGSFGPNAYKLNLPGEYGVCGNFNIGDNQPYYEECDEEKHSEDLRSNPNQEGEVGVGAQQDNLSPNPVTTTSRSMARIGN, via the exons ATGGATTTCATCATGGCTCTTCCAAGGACACAGAGACGCAAGGACTCAATTATGGTGGTCATTGACAGATTCAGCAAGATGGCACACTTTGTTGCTTGTACCAGGACTGAGGATGCTGCTGGGATTGTTGATATATACATCAAGGAAATTGCCAAGCTTCATAGGGTCCTAAAGACAATGGT ATCATTGAGGGATTATGATTTAAAGCTGACTGCTGCAGAATTTGTATTCAACAGAGCTCCATCAAGCAGCACTAGTCAAAGCCCTTTTGAG ATAGAGAAAGCCAATGCTGGGTACAAGGCCGGGAAGGGTCCTAAGAAAGCAAGAGAACTCCAACGTGGTGATATGATTTCGCTACACCTGAGAAAGAAGATGTTTCCTGGTATGAGGAAGAACAAACTGATGCCTGGGGCAGAAGGTTCATTTGGACCAAATGCCTACAAGCTCAACCTGCCTGGAGAATATGGAGTTTGTGGTAATTTCAACATAGGAGACAATCAACCTTACTATGAAGAGTGCGATGAAGAGAAACATTCTGAGGATTTGAGGTCAAATCCAAATCAAGAAGGGGAGGTTGGAGTAGGAGCTCAGCAAGATAACCTTAGCCCTAACCCTGTCACAACCACATCAAGGTCTATGGCTAGGATAGGAAACTAG